The segment CCCAGGATCTCGAAAGCTTTGAAGAAAAAGTCACAGAGTTCACACTCGATAATGGTCTCACATTTATTGTAGTAGAACGGCCGGTTGCCCCGGTAGTAAGTTTTGTAACCCATGTGGATGTTGGGGGAGTTAACGAACCCATCGGTAATACAGGAATGGCTCATATATTCGAACATATGGCATTTAAAGGGACGCACTACATTGGCACTACAAATTGGGAAGAAGAGAAAAAAGTAATTGAGGAACTGGATCAAACATATCAGCAGTGGTTGCATGAATCGTATAGTCCTTCACCTGATTCTGTAAAGTTAGAAGAACTATGGAATCGGTTTACTGAACTTCAGGAAGAGGCAGATCAATATGTAGTCAATAATGAATATTCTCAAATAATTGATAGAAACGGTGGTACCGGAATGAATGCCGGAACCGGAGCAGATCTTACAGTTTATTTTTACAGCCTGCCAGAAAATCGAATGGAATTATGGTTCTCACTGGAATCTGCTCGTTTTAAAAATCCTGTATTCCGTGAGTTTTATAAAGAAAAAGAGGTGGTACGGGAAGAGCGCAGATCAAGTGTTGAATCGCAGCCTCTTGGAAGGCTTGTTGAAGAATTTCTTGCCGTAGCTTATACAGCTCATCCATATGGCAGCCCGGTTATTGGGTGGAATTCTGATATTACAGCAACCACTATAAAAGATGCCCGGGAGTTCTATAATACCTACTACGTACCCAGTAATATTACGATTTCCATTGCAGGAGATGTGGATGTAGATGAAGTACGCGAAATGGCAGAAACGTATTTTGGTGATTTGAAAGAAGGACCTGAAGCTCCGCCGGTTTATACTAAGGAGCCAGAGCAAAGAGGTGAACGGCGTTTTAGTATTCAAGGTCAATCACAGCCAATATTACTGATGGGTTATCATACGGTAGCACAGGATCATCCGGATGCAAAAGCACTTGAAATATTGGGATCCATTATTTCAAGTGGACGTACATCACGCCTGTATAAAAGATTGGTAGAGGAAGAACAACTTGCTTTAACGGTGCAAGCTTTTAATGGATTTCCGGGCACAAAGTACGAAACCATGTTTCTGACCTATGCTTTGCCAAATCAAGACGTAGAAGTAGATACACTTGAAAATGCAATCCATGAAGAGATTCAGAAAGTAAAAAATGGAGAATTAACCCAACAGGAACTCCAGCGGGCTAAGACAAATGCCAGGGCCAATTTAGTCCGGTCACTTGATTCAAACAGTGGTTTAGCACAAGCTTTTGCTATTGCAGAGGGGCAGCAAGGCGATTGGCGAAAGGTTTTTACAGATATAGAGGAACTGAACGAAGTTACCCTGGATGATCTGCAACGAGTAGCAAATACCTACTTTATAAAAGATAATCTTACGGTTGGAACCATTGTCAACCAAGAGAATGAGGAGGTTGCAGATGCGAACTGATAATCAACAATTCCACAATTTTTTAATTGAAAATATCTCTGGACTTATGAAAAGAGTTGCCCTTTTATGCATGTTGTTTATTCTAACGAACTCCATACTCCATGCACAAAAAACATATGATGAACTGGAATTTCCCGAACTCAATGAATTCCAGGTTCCTGAAGTTGAAACATATACGTCTGATAATGGAATTACATTCTTTCTGCTTGAAGACAAAGAACTGCCGCTGATCGATCTTAGTGTAATCATTAAAACCGGCGGTGTTTTAGATCCTGCAGAGAAAGAGGGATTGGCATCCATTACCGGTACAGTAATTCGGTCTGGTGGAACAGAACAGCATCCTGCAGATTCGTTGAATGTGATGCTGGAAAACAGGGCGGCAAGTATGGAAACGGGAATCGGATTTTCTTCGGGAAGTGCAAGTATGAACGTTCTGAAAGAAGATTTCGATGAACTTCTATCCGTATTTATCGATCTGTTGAAAAATCCTGCATTTCCGGAGGATAAAATTGAACTTGCAAAAACGCAGAGGAAATCCAGTATTTCGAGGAGAAATGATGATGCCCAGCAAGTAGCTTTTCGTGAATTCCGCCGTTTGATATATGGAAAAGATTCGGTTTATGGACGTAATGTTGAATATGAAACCGTTAATAATATTACGCGTGATGATATTATCAATTTTCATAACAATCATTTCGTTGCAGAAAACATGATGGTTGGTATTGTTGGAGATTTTGATGCATCTGAAATGCGCAAAAAACTGGACAATGCTTTCAGTAATATACCCTCGGGTGAAGAAACAACCCTAAACTTTCCAGACCCGAACTATGAATGGGGGAGTTCAATCAACTTTGCAAATAAGTCCGATGTCAATCAAAGTGTTGTTCTTTTAGGACATATTGGCGGTTTGAGGGATAATCCTGATTATGCAGAGATCCAGGTGATGAATAATGTTTTGAGTGGAGGTACATTTTCCGGCCGGTTGATGCAGGTGGTTCGAACAGAGATGGGATTGGCATACTCTGCGTTTGGCCAGTACAGCATGAATACATTTTACCCGGGAATATTTTACACCGGAGTGATGACGAAAAGCGAAACAACTGCAGAAGCGATTGATGCCATCATAGAACAGATTGAACGATTACAGAATGAACCGATTTCGGAAGAGGAACTTCGAAGTACTAAAGATCTCATTCTGAACTCAGCCATTTTTGAGTATGATAGTTACGAAGAGATTCTAAACCAACAAATGTCGAACGAATTTCGCGGATTGCCTGAAGATGCCTTTGAGAAATATCTGGATGAAGTTCGTGAGACAACGATTGAAGACGTACAGCGGGTTGCCCAGGAGTACCTGAATCCCGGTCAGCTTGAAATACTGGTTATAGGTAATGAAGAAGAGATTGGAGATCAGCTTCAAAAATACGGTGAAGTGAATGAAGTGGATATCACCATTCCGGAACCGGGAGCTGAGGAAGAATCGGTTGCCGGGGATGCTGCGGCTGGCCGTGAATGGTTCAACAATATGGCGAATGCAGTACTGCCGAATGGCCCGATAGATGGTGAACTGGTTTTTGAAGCAGAAAATATTGTTCAAACTCCACAGGGAGAGATGAATCTGGACCTTGTTCAAACCATCAATTTCAACACAGATAAATTGGTGGCTGATGTGACTATGCCAATGGGCCAGGTAACCATGCAGATTGTGGACGGAGAAGGTTCAATGAGTATGGGCGGCAACGAAATGCCAATGCAGCCGGCTCAAAAACAACAGTTGATGGCTGAGTACCACCGCAATCACATCTATCTTGCGCTAAACAGAGATGATTTTAATGTTGAATATCTGGGCATGGAACAGATGGAAGGGCAGGAGTTGGCTCATATACGGGTGGAAGCCGAGCCGACACTGCACCTGTATCTTGATCCAGAAACATCACTTCCAATTGTTCGCACGTATCGCCAGTTCGACCCTCAAGCCGGAGAGCAGGTGGAAGTGAAGATAGTATCAACAGATTGGCGGGAATCCGATGGAGTTTTGATGCCGTATGAAACCATTTCGTATGCAGGTGGAGAGCAAAATGCGGTAACAAATGTTTCATCGCATTCCGTTGAGTAATTTACTTTAATTACTAAATCAAACAACCTGGCAGAGCGCCGTGCTTTTCGGCTCCTGCCAGAGTTGTGCCAAAGAATTCTCTTAGAAATAGCTAACCGTGACTCTGACAGGAGCTATCGCACTCTGACAGGTCACTAACATGTTCATGACTCCAAAACCCATCAATCCAAAAAAGGTTATGAAAATTGAACAAAACGAATACGGCGAGTTTTATGAACGGTATGTAAAACTCAGCAATAACGTACCGTTGAAAGATCAGCTTCTTTCGAATGCACAAGAGATGAAAAACCTGTTTTTGGGATTAACTGATGAAGATGCATTGTTCCGGTACGAGAAGGGAAAGTGGACTTTAAAACAGGTTTTTGGCCACCTTACGGATACGGAGAGAATTTTTAACTACCGGGCCTTATGCGTTGCGAGGGGAGAGCCAAAACCATTGCCGGGGTTTGACCAGGATCTGTATATGAACCAAGTAAACTTTAACGATCAGTCGCTTGATCATCTGCAAGAACAATATGAAGCCACCCGAAATTCTACTATTGCTCTTTATTCAAATTTCACCAACGCAGAGTTACTGAGACGGGGGACCATCAGCGGATCTGAATTTACAGTTCGGGCTACCGGCTATGTAATTGCAGGCCATGAGCTTCATCACCTGAACATTATCAATGAAAAATATTTGCCAGGGATTAGTGCATAATCTCTGAAACCGGCAGATAGGATCTGTAATTCTCTTTCTCAAGAAGATTTTCAAATTTGAATACCTTGTGATGATTTGTTGCCAGTTCAAGAAGAAGATCAACCAAATTGGAGGTATCGGCAATTTCGGAAAGCTGAACCGCAGGTGTATGATCAACCCAGTTTTTTATGATACTGACAAAAGACTCATCAATTTTCCGAATGGTTTGAACGCCCATTTGTTGTAAAGCCGCTGCATTGCAATATTGTTCGTATTGATTTGAGATGGGGATAACCAACAGCTTTTTGCCAAGAAACATCGCCTCAGCACAGGTTTCAAATCCGGCTCCGGTAATCACCCCAAGACTGGTTTTCATACTGTCTAAAAACGGTTTATTTCCAACCGGGTTGATGCTCACATTCATCACAGAGTAGGAGTTTTTACAGCTTGGCGAAAAAATATGCCACTCAACCCGTGGAATATGCAGAAACTTCCGAAGTAATAGTTGATGATCAAAAGCGGGAAGATACACAGTTACATGGTCTCCGTTTTTGGTTGATAGTGATCGTACATCGCGGCGAATAATAGGAGGAAGTATGTACGAATCATACCGCTTAAAATGAAAACCAATTGGGGCTGAGCAGGGTGCAAAATGTTTTAGAATTTGTTCTCCAATCACAGATTTTTTAGCCGGGCGCGGAGAGTTAGGCGAGATGAATGAAGCCTGATGACTAAGCGCAACCGAAAACACATTTTTCTGTTGAGAAGCCCAGGCTGTTACCGGTTCAAAATCTGAAATGATCAGATCGTAATCTTGCGCATTCATAGTACTAATATCGCGGACAAATGTGATCGGCTTAAGATTGAGGGCTGTTTTTAAATAAGAAACACTTCCTTCTGAATCATACGAAAGGCTTATTCCTCTTTTTTGAATCACTTCAATATTTTCAAGTTTCATATTGCAGTTATAGCCGCTTACCAGTACATCTACATTCGCTTTTTCAGATAATATGGGTATGATTTCTCGTGCCCGGCTAATGTGACCATGACCGGTTCCCTGGATTCCATAAAGTATGTTCATTTGATAAGAATCTCTGAATTTCGCCGGTGAGAGCGGATTAATTTTTCTATACGTTCGGATTGAACAAAATCTTCTTCTCTAAATTTGAACATGCTCCACTCATTTCCGTCGTACTCCAGGGCGGTAAGATTTTCAATCCAATCGCCGGAGTTCATATATATTACTGAACCTTTTTCGTTCTCGTATCCCCGAATTTTGGGTTGGTGGATATGACCACAGATTACATAATCGTATCCCTGTTCAATGGCCAGTTCTATGGCAGTTGTTTCAAAATCTTCAATAAAACGAACAGCTTTTTTTACACTGTCTTTTATTTTTTTAGAAAGAGAGAATTTACCTCGACCTGTTTTTTCTGTGATTTTATTAATGGCACGATTCAACAAAATGAGCAGATCGTAGCCTTTTCCTCCAATTCTGGCAATCCATTTACTGTGTTTCATGGTGATGTCAAAAATATCCCCGTGGAAAACCCAGACCTTTTCACCATTTAACTCTAAAACCAGTTTGTCCCGAATAAACAATGGCCCGAGCTGCAGGCTGGATACTTTTCTGAGAATTTCATCGTGGTTGCCGGTGAGGTAGTAAATGTCGGTTCCGTTGGTCATCATGGTCAGCATGGTTCGCAAAACCATCATGTGCGATTCCGGCCAGTAATACTTTCTGAAATTCCAAACATCTACAAAATCACCATTCAGGATTATGATTTTTGGATCAATGGAATTCAAATATTGTAAAAGTTCGAGGGCGTGGCATCCTACTGTTCCCAGGTGAATGTCTGACAAGACAACGATATCGAGCGGTTTTTTTACCATAACAGATGATTGTTTATGGGTAATAAAACCATCTAATATTATTTGTAGATGTGCCTATTGTTAGTTTTTAATGATCAGATTGTTAAGAAATCATTTCGGATGATACCTTAGCGGGTATTTGGAAGTCGGTAAGTCGGGGCACAAGTGACGCTTCGCTTAACACTTGAGCCAGTCGGGAGTTTATATCTTTGTGAGGATAGCGAAGCAATCTCCTGGCTTGACAACAAAAGGTAGATTGCCGCGGTCATTTCACTTCCTCACAATGACTTTTCTACTTGCTCCGAAGGTCCTCCTTCGGAACATTGCGTCTGGTAGCTCCGCTTCTGGCAAAAACCAGACTGGATAAAGTGACGTTTTGCTTAACACTTTCGCTAGTGTTACAATCTTTAAAAAAGTTTAGTCAATCAGGTAGCCACAAAAACACGAAATCACAAAATTATTTGTGTTTTGGTGCTTTTGTGGCCTCTTCTCAGGTGGGCTATTAAATTTATTTATTGATCCTGACACTATATTAATTTACTGGTTACTACACTATCGGCGGTATTTGTTTGAATCATTTGTTACAAGCAATTCTAAATTTAATTGTATTATTGACCAAAGTTTTAAATCGGAATTAAAAAAATGGATTAGATCATGTCAGAATCAGACAAAAAGAAAATTGTTCATTTTCATTTGGGCGATGAGAATTATAAAACGGTAATGACAGCTGGTCCCCACGAACTTATTGCCGATGAACCGGAAGATGTTGGCGGTAAAGATGCCGGGCCAGATCCATACGATTATCTTTTAATGTCGCTGGGTGCGTGTACTGTCATTACGTTGAAGATGTATGCTGACAGAAAAGAGTGGCCTGTTGAGGACATTTACGTTGAAATGCGGCATCACAAAGCCCACGCTGAAGATTGCGAGGATTGTGATGATCCAAAAGCGAGGATTGATAAGATTGAAAAAGATTTGATCGTGAAGGGAGATTTGAGTGAGGAGCAGTTGAACCGGCTTCTGGAAATATCAAAAAAGTGCCCTGTTCATAAAACATTGCTGAATGATGTGGAGATCGCATCGAGTGTGGAAAGAAAGTAGTGTTAAGTCAAATATGAAATGTCGGAAGCAACCTGTCAGCACCCACTGGATCTGACAGCGTTGATTTTTGACGCTGACAGAAACCCGGAAAAGCACCGGGAATGCTGTCAGGTCTATATCCGACAAATGATAATTGACATGACAGTAGATATTTTTTATCTGCCTGATATACGTTTCAATTGAAAAGGACATTCACAATAAAGGTCTTACGTGAACGCAACTTTTTGTGGTTATCCACAGAAATTTGAACAAAAAACTGTAGCTGGACAACCGAAGGGTAGAAACCACGAGTTTGATGACATTTCAGAAAATAAAATCGGCCTGCCATTACAGCAAGCCGATAGATTTCTAATTCAGAATACTTGATTCTTTGAAACCGGTAAACGCGTTATAGTACTACTTCGAAAGCATTTACGGAATTAATACGCCATCAATCAGGTGTATTACGCCATTGGTACCCTCGAGGTCTACTGTAATTACGCTTTCGCCATTTACAGTAACTGAGCCACTGTCATTTACAATCGTAACCTCAGCGCCATTAACCGTACCTATTTCGGTAGTTCCTTCTGGAATGTCGCCACTCTTAATAAGATCCGGAATTACGTGATAGGTGAGGACATCCGAGACCTCTTCTTCAGACAATCCTTCAAGAGTATCCGAAATTTCATCAAATGCACTGTTTACAGGTGCAAAGATTGTGAAGGGGCCATCACCTGAAAGAGTGCCGGCTAAGTCGGCATCAACAACCAAATTCACCAAAGTGGTTAGATCATAGTTTTTCTGTGCAATTTCAACAACGTTCAGAAATTTATTTGGTAATAATACCTGGTCTATTGCATGAATGGTTCCGTTTGAAGCATCAACATCCGCAGCTATCACACTGGAACTCCCGTTCACGGTCACGCCATCGCCTGCTGTTATATAGAGAGCTTCTTCGCTAAGGGCATTCGGCGACTGTTGTTCCTCAAGATCTCCGGATTTAATATCTGCACCAATTACATGATAGAGAAGTACTTCCTGAAGATCTTCCATCGAAAGGCTTGCTAAAAGTCCGTCCGGAAGTTCAGCAATTGCATCATCCGTTGGAGCAAAAACTGTAAATGGGCCTTCCGCTTGAAGTGCATCTGCAAGATCTGCATCAACAACAGCATTCACAAGTGTATTGAAATCAAAACGCTTGATTGCATTATCAACAACTGTACCGAATGCGTCAGGTAACAGAACGCTATCTACTACATGAATCACACCGTTTGTTGCTTCAATATCTGCTGCAACTACATTGCTATTTCCATTGATAGTGACAGACCCGTCATCCGCAGAAATATAGAGTTCTTCGCCATTTAGAGAAGCAGGAGCTTGTTGAGATTCGAGATCACCGGCAAATACTTCGCTATCGAGTGCATGGTAGGTAAGGATTTGTGTTAACTGATCGGCTGTAAGGCTTTCTAACGTTCCTTCAGGCAGAGCGGCAAATGCGTCGTCGTTAGGTGCAAAAACGGTAAACGGTTCAAGGAACTGAAGGGTGGTTTTTAATCCTGTAGATTCTACCGCGCCAAGCAGTGTTTCAAAACCACCGGCTTCCTCTGCAACATCAATAATATTGGTTTCACCAAGTGCTTTTCTGATATCTGATGGCAGCAATACCTGGTCTATACCGTGTACTACGCCATTATCAGCGGTTAAATCGGGTGCAACCACTTCAGTATCTCCGTTTACAAACACTCCGTTATTAGACTGCAGCAGTAGTAACTCACCCTGAACGGTCTCAACATCTGTTTGCGATGGTATGTCTCCGGACAGTGTGGTACCGGCCACGAGATGATAGGTAATTATTAATTCTACCTGGTCTTCTGTTAAGCTATTAAGCACATCGGAAGGAATCGCTTC is part of the Balneolaceae bacterium genome and harbors:
- a CDS encoding pitrilysin family protein; translated protein: QDLESFEEKVTEFTLDNGLTFIVVERPVAPVVSFVTHVDVGGVNEPIGNTGMAHIFEHMAFKGTHYIGTTNWEEEKKVIEELDQTYQQWLHESYSPSPDSVKLEELWNRFTELQEEADQYVVNNEYSQIIDRNGGTGMNAGTGADLTVYFYSLPENRMELWFSLESARFKNPVFREFYKEKEVVREERRSSVESQPLGRLVEEFLAVAYTAHPYGSPVIGWNSDITATTIKDAREFYNTYYVPSNITISIAGDVDVDEVREMAETYFGDLKEGPEAPPVYTKEPEQRGERRFSIQGQSQPILLMGYHTVAQDHPDAKALEILGSIISSGRTSRLYKRLVEEEQLALTVQAFNGFPGTKYETMFLTYALPNQDVEVDTLENAIHEEIQKVKNGELTQQELQRAKTNARANLVRSLDSNSGLAQAFAIAEGQQGDWRKVFTDIEELNEVTLDDLQRVANTYFIKDNLTVGTIVNQENEEVADAN
- a CDS encoding pitrilysin family protein; amino-acid sequence: MLFILTNSILHAQKTYDELEFPELNEFQVPEVETYTSDNGITFFLLEDKELPLIDLSVIIKTGGVLDPAEKEGLASITGTVIRSGGTEQHPADSLNVMLENRAASMETGIGFSSGSASMNVLKEDFDELLSVFIDLLKNPAFPEDKIELAKTQRKSSISRRNDDAQQVAFREFRRLIYGKDSVYGRNVEYETVNNITRDDIINFHNNHFVAENMMVGIVGDFDASEMRKKLDNAFSNIPSGEETTLNFPDPNYEWGSSINFANKSDVNQSVVLLGHIGGLRDNPDYAEIQVMNNVLSGGTFSGRLMQVVRTEMGLAYSAFGQYSMNTFYPGIFYTGVMTKSETTAEAIDAIIEQIERLQNEPISEEELRSTKDLILNSAIFEYDSYEEILNQQMSNEFRGLPEDAFEKYLDEVRETTIEDVQRVAQEYLNPGQLEILVIGNEEEIGDQLQKYGEVNEVDITIPEPGAEEESVAGDAAAGREWFNNMANAVLPNGPIDGELVFEAENIVQTPQGEMNLDLVQTINFNTDKLVADVTMPMGQVTMQIVDGEGSMSMGGNEMPMQPAQKQQLMAEYHRNHIYLALNRDDFNVEYLGMEQMEGQELAHIRVEAEPTLHLYLDPETSLPIVRTYRQFDPQAGEQVEVKIVSTDWRESDGVLMPYETISYAGGEQNAVTNVSSHSVE
- a CDS encoding DinB family protein, with translation MKIEQNEYGEFYERYVKLSNNVPLKDQLLSNAQEMKNLFLGLTDEDALFRYEKGKWTLKQVFGHLTDTERIFNYRALCVARGEPKPLPGFDQDLYMNQVNFNDQSLDHLQEQYEATRNSTIALYSNFTNAELLRRGTISGSEFTVRATGYVIAGHELHHLNIINEKYLPGISA
- a CDS encoding glycosyltransferase family protein, giving the protein MNILYGIQGTGHGHISRAREIIPILSEKANVDVLVSGYNCNMKLENIEVIQKRGISLSYDSEGSVSYLKTALNLKPITFVRDISTMNAQDYDLIISDFEPVTAWASQQKNVFSVALSHQASFISPNSPRPAKKSVIGEQILKHFAPCSAPIGFHFKRYDSYILPPIIRRDVRSLSTKNGDHVTVYLPAFDHQLLLRKFLHIPRVEWHIFSPSCKNSYSVMNVSINPVGNKPFLDSMKTSLGVITGAGFETCAEAMFLGKKLLVIPISNQYEQYCNAAALQQMGVQTIRKIDESFVSIIKNWVDHTPAVQLSEIADTSNLVDLLLELATNHHKVFKFENLLEKENYRSYLPVSEIMH
- a CDS encoding UDP-2,3-diacylglucosamine diphosphatase, coding for MVKKPLDIVVLSDIHLGTVGCHALELLQYLNSIDPKIIILNGDFVDVWNFRKYYWPESHMMVLRTMLTMMTNGTDIYYLTGNHDEILRKVSSLQLGPLFIRDKLVLELNGEKVWVFHGDIFDITMKHSKWIARIGGKGYDLLILLNRAINKITEKTGRGKFSLSKKIKDSVKKAVRFIEDFETTAIELAIEQGYDYVICGHIHQPKIRGYENEKGSVIYMNSGDWIENLTALEYDGNEWSMFKFREEDFVQSERIEKLIRSHRRNSEILIK
- a CDS encoding OsmC family protein — translated: MSESDKKKIVHFHLGDENYKTVMTAGPHELIADEPEDVGGKDAGPDPYDYLLMSLGACTVITLKMYADRKEWPVEDIYVEMRHHKAHAEDCEDCDDPKARIDKIEKDLIVKGDLSEEQLNRLLEISKKCPVHKTLLNDVEIASSVERK
- a CDS encoding fasciclin domain-containing protein; amino-acid sequence: MKNLLNPKLIFIALLSLGLLFMKACSDDDNVTSNEPEPEPEETLADVLTNDDSYSTLVSLVPDNLLSDLQNEELTVFAPTNAAFEAIPSDVLNSLTEDQVELIITYHLVAGTTLSGDIPSQTDVETVQGELLLLQSNNGVFVNGDTEVVAPDLTADNGVVHGIDQVLLPSDIRKALGETNIIDVAEEAGGFETLLGAVESTGLKTTLQFLEPFTVFAPNDDAFAALPEGTLESLTADQLTQILTYHALDSEVFAGDLESQQAPASLNGEELYISADDGSVTINGNSNVVAADIEATNGVIHVVDSVLLPDAFGTVVDNAIKRFDFNTLVNAVVDADLADALQAEGPFTVFAPTDDAIAELPDGLLASLSMEDLQEVLLYHVIGADIKSGDLEEQQSPNALSEEALYITAGDGVTVNGSSSVIAADVDASNGTIHAIDQVLLPNKFLNVVEIAQKNYDLTTLVNLVVDADLAGTLSGDGPFTIFAPVNSAFDEISDTLEGLSEEEVSDVLTYHVIPDLIKSGDIPEGTTEIGTVNGAEVTIVNDSGSVTVNGESVITVDLEGTNGVIHLIDGVLIP